In Pseudomonas rhizosphaerae, one DNA window encodes the following:
- a CDS encoding type II toxin-antitoxin system HicB family antitoxin has protein sequence MYDYAIRFETDTVPGLAVYCRDLPELNSFGDDEQHAVNEAVDAIETTLSIYVDQRRPIPRASAPQQGERIIHLPAVTVAKIVLWNTMIERDMRKADLCRLLGFHQTQGDRLVDFLHTSKMEQIESALAAMGKHLAVSVEAA, from the coding sequence ATGTATGACTATGCAATCCGATTTGAAACAGACACTGTTCCCGGTCTCGCCGTCTACTGCAGAGACTTGCCGGAACTGAACAGCTTTGGGGACGACGAACAGCACGCTGTCAACGAGGCCGTTGACGCGATAGAAACAACGCTGTCGATCTACGTTGACCAACGACGTCCAATTCCGCGGGCATCAGCACCGCAACAGGGCGAGCGTATCATTCATCTGCCTGCTGTGACCGTAGCGAAGATCGTGCTTTGGAATACGATGATAGAGCGAGATATGCGCAAAGCAGATCTGTGCCGGCTGCTGGGCTTTCATCAAACCCAAGGAGATCGTCTGGTAGATTTTTTGCATACATCCAAGATGGAGCAGATCGAATCAGCGCTGGCCGCCATGGGCAAGCATCTCGCCGTTTCAGTTGAAGCTGCCTGA
- a CDS encoding histidine kinase famiy protein — translation MAKHSNRVTDNFTGDISASDHNIFFAAVETTRMPMTITDPKRPDNPIIFANNAFIDMTGYSREEIVGRNCRFLQGAETDRQIIGQVRKAIEDRREIAVEVVNYKKDGTSFWNALFISPVYNESGDLIYFFASQLDVSRRRDAEDGLRQSQKMEALGQLTGGIAHDFNNLLQVMVGYLDMIQRSADKPEIDRQRLKRNATQARDATERATTLTQQLLAFSRKQKLQGRVINLNTLIISFEETAERTLVDTQIRYDLAKDLWNSRLDPTQTEVALLNIYINARDAMEGQDARMLSVETRNVTLSKNSSYEGLVPGRYVSVAITDNGRGMPESILNRVMDPFFTTKEEGKGSGLGLSMVYGFVKQSGGVARIYSEEGIGTTIRMYFPADDSQLHTLAAAEEIHVHQGHERVLVVEDRPDVADLAQAVLEEYGYECDIAYSGKEALERMESAAYDVLFTDLIMPGGMNGVMLAREAKRRYPNIKVLLTTGYSENSLERTDAGGGDFLVIAKPYIPSDLAKKIRQAIEGPNGIT, via the coding sequence ATGGCTAAGCATTCCAACCGCGTGACCGACAACTTTACCGGTGACATAAGCGCATCTGATCACAATATCTTCTTCGCAGCCGTCGAAACCACGCGCATGCCGATGACGATTACGGATCCAAAGAGGCCTGATAATCCCATCATTTTTGCCAACAATGCCTTCATAGACATGACTGGCTACTCCCGTGAGGAAATTGTTGGTCGTAACTGTCGATTTCTTCAGGGTGCTGAAACGGACCGACAGATCATCGGGCAGGTGAGAAAAGCGATTGAAGACAGGCGGGAGATAGCCGTCGAGGTAGTGAATTACAAGAAAGATGGCACCTCATTTTGGAATGCGCTGTTTATCTCGCCGGTTTACAACGAGTCAGGCGACCTAATCTATTTCTTCGCATCACAGCTCGACGTGAGCAGACGTCGTGATGCTGAGGACGGGCTGCGTCAATCGCAAAAAATGGAAGCACTAGGCCAACTGACGGGTGGAATAGCCCATGACTTCAATAATTTGCTGCAGGTCATGGTGGGATACCTAGACATGATCCAGCGCTCCGCTGATAAGCCAGAGATCGACCGTCAGCGGCTTAAACGCAATGCTACTCAGGCACGGGATGCCACGGAGCGAGCCACTACCCTCACCCAGCAGCTATTGGCATTTTCACGCAAGCAAAAGCTGCAGGGGCGCGTTATCAACCTGAATACGCTTATCATATCTTTCGAGGAAACTGCAGAGCGCACGTTGGTCGATACGCAGATCCGCTATGACCTTGCGAAAGACCTCTGGAACTCGAGATTAGACCCGACCCAGACCGAAGTGGCGCTGCTCAACATTTACATCAATGCTCGAGACGCTATGGAGGGACAGGATGCTCGGATGTTGTCCGTTGAAACCCGTAACGTGACGCTGAGCAAAAACTCGTCTTATGAGGGCCTCGTGCCTGGTCGGTATGTCAGCGTCGCCATTACCGATAATGGCCGAGGAATGCCGGAGTCCATCCTAAACAGAGTGATGGACCCCTTCTTCACTACCAAGGAGGAGGGCAAAGGCTCAGGCCTGGGGCTTTCGATGGTTTACGGCTTCGTAAAACAGTCTGGTGGCGTGGCTCGGATTTATTCCGAAGAAGGGATCGGAACGACTATCCGTATGTATTTTCCGGCAGATGATAGTCAGCTCCACACGCTAGCAGCGGCCGAGGAAATTCACGTTCATCAAGGTCATGAGCGGGTACTAGTCGTTGAAGACCGTCCGGATGTCGCGGATCTCGCGCAAGCTGTGCTTGAGGAATACGGCTACGAGTGCGATATCGCCTACAGCGGAAAGGAAGCTTTGGAACGTATGGAGAGCGCTGCTTACGATGTATTGTTCACGGATCTCATCATGCCGGGCGGCATGAATGGAGTGATGTTGGCCAGGGAAGCGAAGCGCCGGTACCCAAATATCAAGGTGCTCCTGACCACGGGCTACTCTGAGAACTCTCTGGAGCGCACAGATGCCGGAGGTGGTGATTTTTTGGTAATTGCCAAGCCGTACATCCCTAGCGATCTAGCCAAGAAGATCCGACAGGCCATCGAAGGGCCGAACGGAATAACCTGA
- a CDS encoding response regulator encodes MNTIILVEDEQPVRDLLFEFLQDLGYQVHVFETADQAWLHIQQRPYPVRLLITDLCMPGKMDGMDLVRKLQATQPESPIVVMSGYHPRADSLRSDDVHWLAKPFSLQCLETFCRKIFSSDRQV; translated from the coding sequence ATGAACACTATCATTCTCGTTGAAGACGAGCAGCCGGTCCGTGATCTTCTCTTCGAGTTCCTCCAAGATCTAGGCTACCAAGTTCACGTCTTTGAGACAGCAGACCAGGCCTGGCTGCACATCCAGCAGAGGCCCTACCCAGTGCGGCTGCTAATTACAGACTTGTGTATGCCTGGGAAGATGGACGGAATGGATCTGGTGCGTAAGCTTCAAGCGACTCAACCTGAGAGCCCGATCGTCGTCATGTCAGGCTATCACCCACGAGCGGATTCGCTGAGAAGTGATGATGTTCACTGGCTTGCAAAGCCTTTTTCCCTGCAATGTCTCGAGACGTTTTGTCGGAAGATCTTTTCTTCTGATCGGCAAGTCTAG
- a CDS encoding ATP-binding protein, whose translation MLGSLFEPFTRTDRDSHTEGLGLGLYICSQVAEAHGGTLSVTSNKDATIFVASIPVRL comes from the coding sequence TTGCTTGGATCTCTTTTCGAGCCTTTTACGCGTACCGACCGTGACAGTCACACAGAGGGCCTTGGGCTGGGCCTATATATATGCTCGCAGGTTGCTGAAGCTCATGGTGGTACGTTGAGCGTAACCTCCAACAAAGACGCAACGATATTTGTCGCATCAATACCAGTACGCTTGTAG